Proteins from a single region of Desulfobacterales bacterium:
- the pilM gene encoding type IV pilus assembly protein PilM — MVFKRKDHLVGLDIGSQSIKVAEIKSSKNARTLKKFGMTELPPGLIEEGAINDPQAVADAIRQLFKTYNIREKKVALSIGGYSIIIKKINLQKISEEQLLETIHFEAEQYIPFDVNDVNLDFQVLGESEHNPDQMNVLLVAAKKELISDYINLVQMAGLEPAIIDVDAFALQNVYESSYVHLMADETDESDVPATALIDIGASKTSLNILKGFTSLFMRDISFGCNLINQKIAFQCDCSIEEAERIKRDDSSGRLSAENLAAIISDVSEEWIDEIRRALDFYYSSFPDDRIGRIILSGGGSKMNAIRERLIAETGADVETIKPFGNLNIDDEGFDASYLEQIAPQAAIAMGLALRRVDDK, encoded by the coding sequence ATGGTGTTTAAAAGAAAAGACCATCTCGTTGGCCTGGATATCGGTTCCCAATCCATTAAAGTTGCCGAAATCAAATCTTCCAAAAATGCCCGAACATTAAAAAAATTCGGTATGACGGAGCTTCCACCCGGTCTAATCGAAGAGGGCGCTATCAATGATCCCCAGGCCGTGGCGGATGCGATTCGCCAGTTATTCAAAACATACAATATAAGAGAAAAGAAAGTAGCGCTTTCAATCGGCGGGTATTCAATTATTATCAAAAAAATCAATCTTCAGAAAATCAGCGAAGAGCAGTTGTTGGAGACGATTCATTTTGAAGCCGAACAATATATTCCATTCGATGTTAACGATGTGAATCTGGATTTTCAGGTTTTAGGGGAAAGCGAGCACAATCCGGATCAGATGAATGTGCTGTTGGTGGCGGCCAAAAAGGAGCTTATCAGCGATTACATCAATTTGGTTCAGATGGCCGGTCTTGAGCCGGCCATTATTGATGTGGATGCTTTTGCGCTTCAGAATGTATATGAATCAAGCTACGTGCACCTTATGGCGGACGAAACGGATGAATCCGACGTCCCGGCCACCGCGCTGATCGATATCGGCGCGAGCAAAACCTCGCTTAACATTTTAAAGGGCTTTACGTCACTGTTTATGAGAGATATTTCCTTCGGTTGCAACCTGATAAACCAAAAAATTGCCTTCCAGTGCGATTGCAGCATAGAAGAAGCCGAGAGAATAAAACGGGATGATTCCTCGGGGCGTCTTTCCGCAGAGAATCTGGCTGCAATTATTTCGGACGTATCCGAGGAGTGGATCGATGAAATTCGGCGTGCTCTTGATTTTTATTATTCTTCCTTTCCGGATGACCGTATTGGACGGATTATTCTCAGTGGTGGCGGGTCTAAAATGAATGCTATCCGGGAGCGCTTGATTGCAGAGACCGGTGCCGACGTTGAAACCATTAAACCGTTTGGAAACCTGAATATAGATGATGAAGGTTTTGACGCGTCATATTTAGAACAAATAGCACCCCAGGCAGCCATTGCCATGGGGCTGGCATTGAGAAGAGTTGACGACAAATGA